One Cohnella candidum genomic region harbors:
- a CDS encoding TatD family hydrolase produces MLIDTHAHLDSNKFDEDREDVIRRAREAGVDTIVNIGFNRETIPTTIELAERYPFIYAAVGWHPTDAIDMNLETDLAWIEELCDHPKVVAIGEIGLDYYWDTSPKETQHVVFREQIRLARKVRKPIVIHNRDAHEDIVRILREEKAEEVGGIMHCFSGSWETAKMCLDMNFDISFGGPVTFKNARVPKEVLAKVPMDRILIETDCPYLAPHPHRGKRNEPAYVSLVAETAAEIKGISVEELVNLTSRNAKSRLSLR; encoded by the coding sequence ATGTTGATCGACACGCACGCGCACTTGGATTCGAACAAATTCGACGAGGATCGCGAGGATGTCATCCGCCGCGCGCGGGAGGCCGGAGTCGACACGATCGTCAACATCGGCTTCAACCGCGAGACCATTCCGACCACGATAGAACTGGCCGAGCGCTACCCGTTTATCTATGCGGCCGTAGGCTGGCACCCCACCGACGCGATCGACATGAATCTGGAAACCGATTTGGCCTGGATCGAGGAGCTCTGCGACCACCCCAAAGTGGTGGCGATCGGGGAAATCGGGCTCGACTATTACTGGGACACGTCCCCGAAGGAAACCCAGCACGTCGTGTTCCGGGAGCAAATCCGGCTCGCCCGGAAGGTCCGCAAACCGATCGTGATCCATAACCGGGATGCGCATGAGGATATCGTGCGGATTTTGCGGGAGGAGAAAGCTGAGGAAGTCGGAGGAATCATGCACTGTTTCTCGGGAAGCTGGGAGACGGCCAAAATGTGCCTGGACATGAACTTCGACATTTCGTTCGGCGGACCCGTGACGTTCAAAAACGCGAGGGTGCCGAAAGAGGTGCTGGCGAAGGTTCCGATGGACCGGATTTTGATCGAAACGGACTGCCCCTATTTGGCTCCCCACCCCCATCGCGGGAAACGGAACGAGCCGGCTTACGTCTCTCTGGTCGCGGAAACGGCGGCGGAAATCAAAGGAATTTCTGTGGAAGAACTGGTGAATCTGACGAGCCGAAACGCGAAATCGCGATTGTCATTACGGTAA
- a CDS encoding HD domain-containing protein, whose amino-acid sequence MLRELEEEKVFKDPVHHSIFVQEPTIWKLINTPEFQRLRRIRQLGTSYLTFHGAEHSRFSHSLGVYEITRKIISQFERNGFAEWPREERLVSLCAALLHDVGHGPFSHSLEQVFGTDHEKWTCDIILGDTEVNRVLRETDENLPGQISSVICKNYEKPIVVSLVSSQMDADRMDYLLRDSYFTGVHYGTFDLDRILRVLRPYKGQIVVKESGMHAVEAYLMSRYQMYWQVYFHPVTRSSEIVLRSIFKRARALYESGYRFEFLLSPLRRLFEGTLTVPGYLELDEAMVQTAFGQWTHEKDPILSDLCRRFLNRELYKYIPLEFRDETWLAELREQWRRIGLDPDYYLEVDTPTDLPYDVYKPETQQGGSYKPPILVLDDKERLTEISAKSEIIRSIAGLQRGKYHVYYPEEVIRKHADRLSPLTRERLYL is encoded by the coding sequence ATGCTGCGGGAGTTGGAAGAGGAGAAAGTGTTTAAGGACCCGGTCCATCATTCCATTTTCGTACAGGAACCGACGATTTGGAAACTCATCAACACGCCGGAATTTCAGCGGCTCCGCCGCATCCGCCAGCTCGGCACCTCTTATTTGACTTTCCATGGCGCCGAACACAGCCGGTTTTCCCATTCTCTCGGCGTCTATGAGATTACCCGAAAGATCATCTCGCAATTCGAACGCAACGGGTTCGCCGAATGGCCCCGCGAAGAACGGCTCGTCAGCCTCTGCGCGGCGCTGCTGCATGACGTCGGGCACGGCCCGTTCTCCCATTCCCTGGAACAAGTATTCGGAACCGACCACGAAAAATGGACCTGCGATATCATTCTTGGCGATACCGAGGTCAACCGTGTACTGCGCGAAACGGACGAGAACCTTCCGGGGCAGATTTCCTCCGTCATATGTAAAAACTACGAGAAACCGATCGTGGTCAGCCTGGTTTCCAGCCAAATGGACGCCGACCGCATGGATTACCTGCTGAGGGACTCCTATTTCACCGGCGTTCACTACGGAACGTTCGACCTCGATCGGATCCTGCGCGTACTCAGGCCTTACAAGGGACAAATCGTCGTCAAAGAAAGCGGGATGCACGCGGTCGAAGCGTACTTAATGTCCCGTTACCAGATGTATTGGCAGGTCTACTTCCATCCCGTCACCAGAAGCTCCGAAATCGTGCTGCGTTCGATATTCAAAAGGGCCCGCGCGCTGTATGAGTCCGGCTACCGGTTCGAATTCCTGCTGTCGCCGCTCCGCAGGCTGTTCGAAGGCACGCTGACGGTCCCTGGATATTTGGAATTGGACGAGGCGATGGTGCAAACCGCCTTCGGGCAGTGGACGCACGAAAAAGATCCGATCTTGTCGGACTTGTGCCGTCGTTTTTTGAACCGGGAACTTTACAAGTACATACCCTTGGAGTTCCGTGACGAAACATGGCTGGCGGAATTAAGGGAACAATGGCGGAGAATCGGCCTCGATCCGGATTATTATTTGGAAGTCGACACGCCTACCGATCTGCCGTACGACGTGTATAAACCGGAGACGCAGCAGGGCGGCTCGTACAAGCCGCCGATCCTGGTTCTCGACGACAAAGAGCGGCTGACGGAAATTTCCGCGAAATCAGAAATCATCCGGTCGATTGCCGGCTTGCAGCGGGGCAAATATCATGTCTACTACCCGGAAGAAGTGATCCGCAAACATGCGGACCGTCTCTCCCCGCTCACGCGGGAACGACTGTATTTATAA
- the rsmI gene encoding 16S rRNA (cytidine(1402)-2'-O)-methyltransferase codes for MDEPSVEQAQVQRSFAAREKPGTLYLVATPIGNLEDMTFRAIRTLREVNLIAAEDTRQTRKLLTHFEIQNRLVSYHEHNREASGPELLKMLEEGASIALVSDAGIPAISDPGAELAAEAAARGIPVVPVPGANAALSALIISGLPTDRFLFAGFPARDRKGIEKLMDSLSGEPGTIILYESPHRVRKTLALLAERWGHRRMAIVRELTKRHEEAIRGTVQACFFHAEENPPIGECVLVIEGATAADASTRAGNQAGPGVQEPWWAQLTLAQHVDRYAEQTGNRKEAMKLAAKDLGLSRRDVYQALLGEEE; via the coding sequence ATGGACGAGCCGTCCGTAGAGCAGGCACAGGTCCAACGAAGCTTCGCGGCGAGGGAGAAGCCGGGGACGTTGTATTTGGTCGCCACGCCGATCGGCAACCTGGAGGATATGACGTTCCGCGCGATCCGCACGCTGCGCGAGGTGAACCTGATCGCAGCGGAAGATACGCGCCAGACGCGAAAATTGCTCACCCACTTCGAAATCCAGAACCGCCTCGTCAGCTATCACGAGCACAATCGCGAAGCCAGCGGCCCGGAGCTGCTCAAAATGCTGGAGGAAGGCGCTAGCATCGCCCTGGTCAGTGACGCCGGCATTCCCGCGATCTCCGACCCGGGAGCGGAGCTGGCGGCGGAAGCCGCAGCCCGGGGCATACCCGTCGTTCCGGTGCCGGGAGCGAACGCGGCTCTCTCCGCCTTGATCATTTCCGGCCTGCCGACCGACCGTTTCCTGTTCGCGGGTTTCCCGGCGAGGGACCGCAAAGGCATCGAAAAATTGATGGATTCCTTGAGCGGCGAGCCGGGGACGATCATCCTGTACGAGTCCCCGCATCGCGTGCGCAAGACGTTGGCGCTGCTCGCCGAGCGGTGGGGGCATCGCCGCATGGCGATCGTCCGCGAGCTGACGAAGCGGCACGAGGAAGCGATCCGCGGTACCGTTCAAGCTTGCTTTTTCCACGCAGAGGAAAACCCGCCGATCGGCGAGTGCGTGCTCGTGATCGAAGGAGCGACCGCCGCCGACGCTTCGACGCGCGCCGGAAACCAAGCGGGCCCGGGTGTACAAGAGCCCTGGTGGGCGCAGCTGACGCTGGCGCAGCACGTGGATCGGTACGCCGAACAGACCGGCAACCGCAAGGAAGCGATGAAGCTGGCCGCTAAGGACCTCGGCCTTTCCCGAAGGGATGTCTACCAGGCGCTGCTCGGAGAGGAAGAATAA
- a CDS encoding AbrB/MazE/SpoVT family DNA-binding domain-containing protein produces the protein MMKSTGIVRKVDELGRVVIPIELRRTLGIGEKDALEIYVDGERIMLKKYEPACIFCGNAENVTYFKGKIVCRECLKDLPSPVTN, from the coding sequence ATGATGAAATCTACGGGGATCGTGCGGAAGGTCGACGAGCTGGGACGGGTAGTCATCCCGATCGAGCTGCGCCGTACGCTTGGAATCGGAGAGAAGGATGCGCTCGAAATTTACGTGGACGGCGAACGCATCATGCTGAAGAAATACGAGCCGGCTTGCATTTTCTGCGGCAACGCGGAGAACGTCACGTACTTCAAAGGCAAAATTGTTTGCAGAGAATGTTTGAAGGATTTGCCTTCCCCTGTGACAAATTAA
- a CDS encoding tRNA1(Val) (adenine(37)-N6)-methyltransferase, with amino-acid sequence MNEPDVHLQPGERLDHLLTQELKIIQSPEVFSFSMDAVLLARFAGLPPKGKVLDLCTGNGVIPLLLSTRTEASIDGVEIQPRLADMAKRSVALNRLEGKIRILEADLRTWSQEGAVGGAYDAVTVNPPYMPKGTGEHKENPHLAMARHEIGCTLDEVVAACSRAVRKGGRVSVVHRPARLVDILESMRKHRLEPKRIRFVHPRKGSEANMVLVEASKDGRPEVRLLPPLVVYEDGGGYTGELLDVFYGRKTELTDERQTEGEG; translated from the coding sequence ATGAACGAACCCGATGTGCATCTGCAGCCTGGCGAACGGCTGGACCACCTTCTGACGCAGGAGCTGAAAATCATACAAAGTCCGGAAGTGTTTAGCTTCTCCATGGACGCGGTGCTGCTCGCCAGGTTTGCCGGGTTGCCGCCCAAGGGCAAGGTGCTGGATTTGTGTACGGGCAACGGCGTCATTCCCTTGCTGCTATCGACCCGCACGGAAGCGTCTATCGACGGTGTCGAAATCCAGCCGCGATTGGCGGACATGGCCAAGAGGAGCGTGGCGTTGAACCGGCTGGAAGGCAAGATTCGTATCTTGGAGGCAGACTTACGGACTTGGTCGCAAGAAGGCGCGGTCGGCGGAGCGTACGATGCGGTAACGGTGAATCCGCCGTACATGCCGAAAGGAACGGGAGAGCACAAAGAAAACCCCCATCTGGCGATGGCGAGGCATGAAATCGGCTGCACATTGGACGAGGTGGTCGCGGCTTGCTCGCGTGCCGTGCGCAAAGGGGGCCGCGTGTCGGTGGTTCATCGCCCGGCGCGCCTGGTCGATATTCTCGAGTCGATGCGCAAGCACCGGCTTGAGCCCAAGCGAATCCGATTCGTCCATCCCCGGAAGGGGAGCGAAGCCAATATGGTCTTGGTGGAGGCCTCGAAAGACGGCCGCCCGGAGGTACGCCTGCTGCCGCCGCTCGTGGTTTACGAGGACGGCGGGGGTTATACGGGCGAGCTTCTGGATGTATTCTATGGAAGAAAAACAGAACTGACGGACGAGCGTCAGACGGAAGGGGAAGGTTGA